Genomic window (Chitinophaga parva):
AATTTGACCAGAAAAACTTTGCGGGTTTCTCACTTGGCGCCCTCTCTGCATTGGATATTGTATGGCAGCACCCGGATGTGTTCCGGGCCGCCGGTGTGTTCTCCGGCGCATTGTGGTGGCGTAACCACGCACTGGGCGAAGGGTACAGCGATGCAAAGCACCGCATCATCCACCAGCTGGTGCAGCAGAAAGGATTCCAGCCGGGCTTGCGGTTTTTCTTTGAATGCGGCACAGACGATGAAAAAGCAGACCGCAACGGGAATGGCGTGATAGATATGATCGATGACACGCGGGACCTGATCTCCGTGCTGAAGGGGTTGGGGTACACGGATATAAAATACCTGGAAATAAAGGGCGGGCGGCATGATGAAGCTACGTGGAGCAAGGCATTGGTGCCTTTCCTGGAGTGGCTTTGAGGGGCTTTATCCTAACGTTTACATAACGCCTTTACATAAAAAAACCGGGCCTTTACGGACCCGGTTTTTTTATGTCGTTATAACGTTCAGATTAGAAAGAATATCTCAGACCGATCTGCATGTTGTAGCGGGAGTTGAAAGTAGAGTAACTCCAGGGCTTGTTGGTGTATTTGTTCAGACCAAAAGCAGGGTTGAAGGTGAACAGCGGGTGGCTGGGATCAGTCCAGACCTGGCCGTTGGCAACGCTACCAGTAGCAACGTTAAGCGGCGTAAACTCCTGGTTGCTGGCGTAGTAAGAGTGGCCCCAGTTCTTGCTGAACAGTGCACCGATGTTGAATACATCGAGAGACAGCGCAATGGTGTGTGTCTTGGCGATGTTAAATTCTTCCACCAGTTTGAAGTCGAAGTGATTTTCCCAGGGCAGGCGGGCTGCGTTACGCTCGGTGTTCTTGCCTACGTGATCTTTCAGGTAAGAATTGGAGTTTACGTAAGCCATCCATGCATCGTACTGCTGCTGTGCCGTGTAAGAAGTGGTGTTGTTCACTTTGTAATTAGCTACGAAGGAAGCAGCGCTGCTGGGCACAAACAGGAGGTCAGAACCAGCGGATGCAGATACGGAGTTGGAAGTAGCGGTACGGGAAGAACCGTCGTCACCATTCAGGTCACCATACAGTACCCAGGATACCACCTGGCCGGAAGTACCGGAGTACACGAGGCTCAGGTTAGTAGCGAACTTGCCGTATTTGAAGCGTTTGCTTACAAAAGCCAGGATGCGGGAACCAGCATCATAGTTGCTGTGGGCCAGGTCCAGGTTGTTGTTACCGTTGATGTTATAAGCATAACGGTAGTTAGAGAAGGCCTGGGAAGAAGTACCGTCATTCAGGGAATAACCGTGGCCGAAGCTATAAGAGGCGCGGCCATACCAACCGTGGCTGAAGCTCTTCTGGAGCACAGCGCTCAGGTTGTAGCTATAACCCTTGGTGGTGTTGTCCAGGTAAACTACGTTGCCGAAAGTATTATCCACCTTGGCGCCGTAGAACGGACGGCTTACGCCTTCCATGGTCACTACGCCATTGGCACCCGCCAGGTTAATGTCCTTGTAGAGGATGTCCTGCAGGGTCTTGGTGAACACACCTTCCAGGGTACCTACGAAACCGTAGGGCAGTTTCTGGTCAATGGCCAGGTTAGCACGGAAAGTACGGGGATATTTAAAATCGTGTGCGGTTACGTCAATTTCAGTTGCGGGCGGGGTAGCGCCGGCAGCAGGCTTGGGCTGGTAGGGCGTAGTCGGGTTAAACGTTACACCGGCAGTTGCCGCCTGGGCTTTGTTAAAGTTGATAGAGCTGGTAGCGATACCGGTCTGGGAATACTG
Coding sequences:
- a CDS encoding alpha/beta hydrolase; amino-acid sequence: MKILEERLTLYSSYLLREVVVDCYFMEGMAGPVQLLLLNDGQQAPLLDLPGKLAKRPADRPLLIAAIHAGPQRLQEYGTARVVSEKGQGLKATAYTRCVVREILPFLAAHFTTLQFDQKNFAGFSLGALSALDIVWQHPDVFRAAGVFSGALWWRNHALGEGYSDAKHRIIHQLVQQKGFQPGLRFFFECGTDDEKADRNGNGVIDMIDDTRDLISVLKGLGYTDIKYLEIKGGRHDEATWSKALVPFLEWL